The Methanosarcina barkeri MS DNA window GCTACCTAGGTTTGTGACATATACTTTTTTCCCGTCAGGGGTGATTGATACTCCGTAAGGACCATTTCCTGGTATCGTGGCTGTTACGGTATTGGTTGTTGTGTTAATTACAGATGTGGTATTTCCCTTATGGTTCGTCACATATAACTTTGTTCCATCTGGAGTGACCACAACTCTAACAGGATCATCTCCTACAGGTAACGTAGCTGTAACATTATTTGTTTCTGTATCAATTACAGAGACATTATTGCTGACACCATTAGTCACATATATCTTTGTTCCATCCGGACTAACTGCAATTCCAGCAGGATACTGTCCTACATTGAGCGTAGCTGTAACCTTGTTTGTTGCCGTATCAATTACAGAAATATCATAATAATTTGTTACGTATACCTTTGCTCCATCCGGGCTAACTGCAACTCCATGAGGGACGCTGCCTACCTTAATTGTATCCGTAACAGTATTAGTGCCTGTGTCAATAACGGAGACTGTGCCATTTTCAAAGACAGCGCCGCTGTTGTTCGTAACATATGCCTTTTTCCCGTCTGGCGTAATTGCAATTGCATAAGGTGAATTTAATCCATTAACTGTGGCTATAACCTTGCTTATACTTGTGTCAATTACAGAGACAGTGTTGTTGGTTTCATTTGCAGCATATACCTTTGTCCCAGTCGGATTAACTGCAACCCCCACTAAACCACTTCCTATCTCCATCGTGTCTACAACTTTATCCGTAGCTGTATCAATTACAGAGATATTCCTGTCGTTAGTAACATATGCAAATGGTCCCGTGGTTTTGAACACATCGATTACTCTAAACGTTGAATTTGTACTGTTCTCATTACTTGCTGTCAGGGAAACCGTATAGTTTCCTGCTGTAGAATATGTATGAGTTGGATTCTGTTTGGTTGAAGAAGCGCCATCTCCAAAAGTCCAATACCAGGATGTTGGCTTTCCAATACTCGTATCAGTGAATGCTATTGTCAGTGACATTGGAACAGACACCTTTTCTGAAGTAAAAGAAGCCACTGGTCTTGTAAGTCCGGTTACAGTAATATAATGATATTTTGTTATTGCAGCTGTGCCACCAACATTGTCTTCAGATAAGCTCACGGTATATTGTCCGGGTTCCAGATATGTATGCTCTACTGTTTGGTTCTCACCAACGTATTGTTGAGAACCATCTCCAAAAGTCCAATAATTGGCATATCCGGTTCCTCCATGAAACGTTACTTTCAGTGGTGCATCTCCGGATATTACATTTGAGGAGAAATGTTCTGGAGCAACAGATCCATCACCCAGGCCAACAAGTACATATCCATACTTACTTGTTGTATTACTACCCACAGCGTTCTTAACAGTTAGATTTACGGTATATCCTCCCTCTACATCATACACATGGGTTGTATTTTGCTCTGTTGAGGTATTACCGTCTCCAAAGTCCCAAAGCCAGGAAGTCGGTGAACCTGTGCTATTATCGACAAATGATACGGTTTTTGTGGGAACTGACCCTCCATAAGTGTTAGCATGATATACTTCTGGAGAAAAGAAGTCTGCAATAGGAGCTTGTTGAGGAGTGACAGTGATATAATTTGATTTCTTCAGCGTACTATTGCCTGCGAAATTGGTTACTGTAAGACTAACATCATAAGTTCCAGGTTTTTTGAGTGTGTGTGTGGCTGTTTGAGCATGTTTTGAATTTATACCATCTCCAAAATCCCAATACCAGGATATGGGAGTTCCACCCGTGCTGTTATAAGTAAATAACACAGTTAACGGCATATTTCCGGATTTAGATGTCATATTAGCAGAAAAAGAAGCAAAAGGAATTGTAGGTTTAGCTGAGAAATCGTACATGTATATACTGCAATAGTACATGTTTTCCCTATCATTACGATAATCTTCCCATACTATTTTGTCACCGTAAATAGCAGGGTTAAGTTGATCTGCTTCATCATTAGTAATCTGAATTTCTTTATCTTCAGAAAGATCATATATGTATATATCCCAATTTCCGTTGCGGCCATCCTGCCACACTATCCTGTCACCATAGATAGCAAGCTTATCCTTTCGTGACCCATTGAAGGTTATCTGAGTCTCTATAGAAGTTGAGAGATTATGTAAGTAGATATTATTACCTTCTATGTATACAATCCTGTCACCGTAGACCTTAGGGTTCGATGTTGATCTATTGGTTGTAACTCGAGTTTTATTGGAAGTTGATAGATTATACACATAGATGTCATGGTATGAACTTCCAAAGCCAAAGCTAGGATCTTCCTGCCATACTATTTTGTCTCCGTAGATGACGGGATCCTTAGTTGATCGGTTAGTTGTAATTCGGGTTTTATTATAAGTGCAGAGATCATACATGTAGATGTCCCGATACCCACTGCTTTGATCTCTCCATACGATTTTGTCACCGTATATAGTTAAAGAATCCCCTGCCCCTTTATTTTCCGACTCTGAAATTGAAAGTAAAGTTTTATTATTTGTAGATATATTGTACAAATAGATGTTTTGCCCTCCAGATCCCCACACTATCTTATCGTTATAAACAGCAAGATATGAGTACCATGGATCTTCAGTTATCTGTATCTCTTTACCTGTAGACAAATCTCGCAGGTGGAGACTTCCATTGATATACTTGTCCAACCATGCAATTTTGTTATCATAGATAGCAGGAGTAAGACCTCTCTCGCCATAAGGTGTAATTTGAATTTCCTGTCCAGCTGATGCTACTGTTGCGATCAGTAACAAAAAAGCAAAAGCTAACGAAGTCAAAAAAATCTTACTTCTCATTCATTTCCCCCAGACCCCAAAGGTAAGTAGATATTTCTTATTCTTTTTATATATAGTGAAACTTAATATTAGTTTCAATATATTTCATTATTTGTTTCAGATAAGTAACTATATTCACGATTGAGTCATTTTTAAAGCTAACTACGTTTAACTACCGCAAAGGTAGTACTACCAGTGTGTTTACTAGCATACTGAGTAACAAATTAGTGATTGAGATTCTCACAGTAACAAAACAGGAAGTAAACCCAATCAAAAGAATAAAAAGCAAAGAAATGTAAGAACGGGCAAAAGTAAAAATACATTTATCATTGTGCGAGGGTTGCCCAGCCAGGTCAAAGGCGTCAGACTTAAGATCTGATTACGAAGGTATTCGTGGGTTCGAATCCCACCCCTAGCATTATTTTTACATCGAACTTTGGATTTTGTTTTTTTTAAAGTAATGCTATAATTTGAAAAAAACTAGTTTTTGAATGTATTATAAATTCTAAAAACGAATACTATGAATATCTGCAGTTGCGTACACTTTTTGATTGCTATATATCCCTGCATACCTAACGCTTTCACCAAATTTGGTTGATATCGCATAAGAAAGAGATATATTAATAGTGCCTGCATAAGAGTACTTGCAACTCCGGACTCAAAAGTTCCTGCAAGCATTCTTCTTACATTTTATATATTGAGCTGATCCCAAAACTCAAAATTGCTTCTTTGAATCCTGTATTCCGAACAATCAATCAAGTTTCTGATCATGAAAACAATCCTGAAAATTCTTGATGATTAAGAACGAAATGACTTTTGGGATAGGCTCATTCTCTGGAATACATCTTCTATTTTTTAGATGTTTTTCTACAAGATTCATTCTTTTGCATTTAGTTTGGAATCGATTTTTTTCAGAATACTTATCTCTGTTTTTATGCAGGCTTTATATTTTTTGAGATCCTGTTCGTTAAGAAGATCTGTTGTAGAAGTTTGAATCTCTTCCGCTTTCTCCTTAAGAATTTCATAGTACTCTTCCCCCATTTCGGTTAAAAATATCATAATTTTTCTTCTGTCTTTAGTATCTGTCTTTCTATAAACAAGTCCTTTTTTTTCCATGGAATCTATCATTCTTGAAAGGCTACTCCTATCCATATTCATACACAGACCAAGGTATGAAGGAATCATTTCTCCCATCGTGCCAATTATTAGAATAGCATTAGACTGTTGTCTGCCGAGCTTTTCGGGTCCTTTTGATCTGACTTTGGATATCATTTCAGAGAATTTTCTTTCAACCAATTTGTTAAAAAGTACTTCCCTTTCCAGTATCAATAGCCCCATTTCTCTCCTCTCATTAGTATCTGACATGCTTCCTCCAGGATGTTAAACGTGTAACTGCGGATACAGACAAAGAATGTCCAGTAAGATTACATCTTCGGTATATAATAAGGGTTCACTCTAGTTTTGTACAATATGATATACCGATGCAAGACTTTTGGATATTTTATATATCAGTTTTTGGATATTTTGTCATTTTTATAATTGGCACTAATCCAAATACCGCCTGTATTATGCAGTGGCATAATTTATGATATGCAGTGGCGTAATTTATGATTAGATAATTAAAGGAAGGACTGTAAACCACCTGAAATATATCTAGAAAATAAAGAATGCGAAACATTTGTAGATCATTTACCCAAAAATTTGAATTTTTTTCCCACCGCTTTCTCCCCATTATTTTC harbors:
- a CDS encoding MarR family winged helix-turn-helix transcriptional regulator, which encodes MSDTNERREMGLLILEREVLFNKLVERKFSEMISKVRSKGPEKLGRQQSNAILIIGTMGEMIPSYLGLCMNMDRSSLSRMIDSMEKKGLVYRKTDTKDRRKIMIFLTEMGEEYYEILKEKAEEIQTSTTDLLNEQDLKKYKACIKTEISILKKIDSKLNAKE
- a CDS encoding PKD domain-containing protein, which translates into the protein MRSKIFLTSLAFAFLLLIATVASAGQEIQITPYGERGLTPAIYDNKIAWLDKYINGSLHLRDLSTGKEIQITEDPWYSYLAVYNDKIVWGSGGQNIYLYNISTNNKTLLSISESENKGAGDSLTIYGDKIVWRDQSSGYRDIYMYDLCTYNKTRITTNRSTKDPVIYGDKIVWQEDPSFGFGSSYHDIYVYNLSTSNKTRVTTNRSTSNPKVYGDRIVYIEGNNIYLHNLSTSIETQITFNGSRKDKLAIYGDRIVWQDGRNGNWDIYIYDLSEDKEIQITNDEADQLNPAIYGDKIVWEDYRNDRENMYYCSIYMYDFSAKPTIPFASFSANMTSKSGNMPLTVLFTYNSTGGTPISWYWDFGDGINSKHAQTATHTLKKPGTYDVSLTVTNFAGNSTLKKSNYITVTPQQAPIADFFSPEVYHANTYGGSVPTKTVSFVDNSTGSPTSWLWDFGDGNTSTEQNTTHVYDVEGGYTVNLTVKNAVGSNTTSKYGYVLVGLGDGSVAPEHFSSNVISGDAPLKVTFHGGTGYANYWTFGDGSQQYVGENQTVEHTYLEPGQYTVSLSEDNVGGTAAITKYHYITVTGLTRPVASFTSEKVSVPMSLTIAFTDTSIGKPTSWYWTFGDGASSTKQNPTHTYSTAGNYTVSLTASNENSTNSTFRVIDVFKTTGPFAYVTNDRNISVIDTATDKVVDTMEIGSGLVGVAVNPTGTKVYAANETNNTVSVIDTSISKVIATVNGLNSPYAIAITPDGKKAYVTNNSGAVFENGTVSVIDTGTNTVTDTIKVGSVPHGVAVSPDGAKVYVTNYYDISVIDTATNKVTATLNVGQYPAGIAVSPDGTKIYVTNGVSNNVSVIDTETNNVTATLPVGDDPVRVVVTPDGTKLYVTNHKGNTTSVINTTTNTVTATIPGNGPYGVSITPDGKKVYVTNLGSILSGKTVSVIDTAANTVIATVKVGSYPREVAVASYGK